CGTGTCGTCTGCGGCCACTACCCGGCGAGGGGCCGGGGCGCCGCTCTCAGAGCGCCAGTGGGCGGTGTGGGACTGGCCCTGGCTGCTCCATTCGATCATGGGAGGTATCAGCCGTTGATAGGGCGCTTCAGGCGCACTTCTTCGATCTTCACGCCGCCGATCACAGCCGTTTTGGCCGTGGACAGCTCGCGCTTGAAACCTGCCATCTCGTGAAAGCGCAGCGCGCGCTCATTGCGCAGCGGCACCCAGGCGGTGACATTGGTGCAGCCCTCTTCTTGCAGGCCATCACGGGCGGCATCCCACAGGGCCAGGCCCACGCCTTGGTTCCAATGCGTAGGGGCGGCGTAAATGGCCCAGATTTCACCGGTCGTGGGACGGGATTTTTCATCGCGCGAGCGGTCGTAACCGACGAAGCCGACGATCTTCTCGCCGTCCACGGCCACTTGCACCTGTGGCTCGCAATATTCAATGGCCTCGCGCCAGTAGGCCTGGCGCTTTTCGACCGACATGGATTTCAATTGCTCGTCTGGCACCAGTCCTTTGTAGGCCTCTTGAGCAGAGACAGTGTGGATCTGGGCAATGGCTTTTGCATCGCGAAGCGTGGCGGGACGAACCTGGATACTGGACATGGACAAACCGAACGAAAACAGGGTGTAAAAAACAAAAAGGATCGGCATTGTCGCCGCAAACGGTTTTCCACCCCTTTGCGCTCGGTTACAGCGCGGGTTCAAAGTGCCTTTTTCAGGCGCTTTTTGCCTCCTTCAAAAGCCACGAAAACGCCGTGCAAAGCCGCTCAGGCAATGGCCATGGCGTTGCCCATGGCACCCGCGGCCATGGCCTGCGCCGCACGCTGCACCAGGGCGCGCTTGTTGCGCGGGCGGGGCGCATGCACGGCGGGTGGCTGGCCATTGATTGCCCCCAGGCTCAGTACCAGTGTCACGGTGCGCGAATCGTCCTCACGGTCATCAATGGCATAGGCGCGGTAACTGCCATTGCCCTGCCCATGGCTGCGGCGCACCGCATGAAAAGCCACCCGCGCGCTCGCCACGCGGCTACCCCCAAAAGGCAGTACCCGCACGCGGGCGTCGCGGTCCAGGGCCAAGCCCAGGCTTCCGGCGCGGTTGATCAAATCGGTGCGCACCGTGCGCCAGGTTTGCCCGGCATCGGTAGAGAACTGCCAGGTGCCCACCTGGGCGTCCAGCTGCTCGATCACCATGCCCGCGTGCAGCGCCAGCTCAGGGCAGTTGTCCTGCAGGATCTGGATCACGCTGTTACCCCCCACCCCACCTGCCGCAGGCGACGCGGCGGCGCCTGAGCGGCGCTCTGCAGCGGCGCGCTGCGCAGTGGAAGACGCGGCAGGAGAACGGTTGGCAAATGCGGTCATTTTGAGCCCCTCTGTGGATGTTGAATGCAATGGATGCGATGGTTCTGAGCAAGGTCGGTACGCATTGACATTT
This Acidovorax sp. 106 DNA region includes the following protein-coding sequences:
- a CDS encoding GNAT family N-acetyltransferase, producing the protein MSSIQVRPATLRDAKAIAQIHTVSAQEAYKGLVPDEQLKSMSVEKRQAYWREAIEYCEPQVQVAVDGEKIVGFVGYDRSRDEKSRPTTGEIWAIYAAPTHWNQGVGLALWDAARDGLQEEGCTNVTAWVPLRNERALRFHEMAGFKRELSTAKTAVIGGVKIEEVRLKRPING